The DNA sequence TTATGATGCACTGCTGTTGTCAGTCTGTTGTCAGCCTCGCATGCATTAACTGAAACTGAATACAGCATTAACATTGTGATCGTACACGTTAAAAGCCCTCGTAATACTTTAAACCCCTCAGAAACATTTTGattcaaacaaatgaaattgaattagTGAAGTCATTTGAGGTTAAGATTCATCTAAATGTGTTTGAGGTGCAGTTGCTGTTTGTGCAGGAGTTAAAGTGACAGTCGAGGTAGTGCACCAGAGAATCTTTCCTGTAGGGCTGTAAAATAAGATTCAGGGTCACACTAAATGGCCGTGTTGCTGTGTTAACGTTGACATTCAAAGGCAGAGAAGGAACGTGGCGAGGAAATCTGTGACTTTTTACTCACCCGCATGAAGGTGTGACACGTCAGTGACGGCTGAGTCCCTCTCCAAGCCATTAGAGCTACAGTATGTCTGGCCAGCATCTACGAACATGCCGGCACAAATCCACGCTCACAGACACGCACCGGTGCACAgccacaatcacacacacacacacacacacccgagCGCGCCTGGTTCTCCACAAGTTTGGACACGCAGTCTGCGTGTGGATGGAGACAGTGCTGGGTTAAGCTAATTACACAGCTAAACTATCGGCTGTGAGCCTCCGTTAGAGGGCTGGATCTGACATTCAGTAAATGCCAGCCAGTCACTGCACTATTTGCAGggttctatgtgtgtgtgtgtgtgtgtgtgtgtgtgtttgtgtataaatgTGCAAGTTCTGAACGAGTGAGGGAGCAGCCCTTAATGACAGCATCACTTACATTGAAAATGTCAGTCTGAGTCTGGGATCTTTAACGTTCTACTTCGCAAAccttcttgtgtgtttgtatgtgagtgtgtgtgtgtgtgtgtgtgtctgtttgtgtgtgtgtgtgtgtgtgttgacggaggcagagagagaaagtgacagtgtaaatgtttgtgcctGTCTAAAGTTTGTTTAGGTCGTCATTTGCCTCCAAGGTCCTGTGGTCGGTGAAGCGTGGTGTGTTGAGCCGCAGCCGCTcccctctgtgtcctctgtgtgtttggttacACTCGGGCTGCCGTTCTATCGGAGATGATTTAACACTTTAGAATTGATCCACAAACAAGCAACATTGTGAAAAACTGAAcccccttttcttctttgtgtctctgcatgtgcaTTCCTCACTCGCCttctttaacaaaaacaactcgAAACCCCTCTTGCTTTATCTTCATCCCCTCActctgtttgttctcctcttctttcctcttcctcctttgcAGTAAACTGGATGCCTTCATCTACGATGCTGCAGTGTTGAACTACATGGCGGGCAGAGATGAAGGGTGTAAGCTGGTGACCATTGGCAGCGGGTAACTAAGCTCTAATTCCTTAGAAATGCTCTTTCAGTGTGGATTGTCTGCACGCCATCATGTGATCCAGAGGTTGTTAGATCCGAAACCACTATGTAAGTTGTGTGAAGGGTTTTTCTATGTTCATTTTTGATGGTTCCACTGCAAGGATGCATGTAAATTCAAGACAGTTGAAGTTTAGAATAGCTTATTTATCGGCAAGATTCTTTGTGCCACGTGTACATAGTCAAATTTCAGACAGTTAACATTTCTGGAACTTCACTTATTCGCTTTAGTTACTGGTCCTGAACAGAAACAATCACTCGACGTGTTGTTCTCACCATAGACcgaatataaagatggacgacactaTCCAGAAGTGATCGTGGTGTAGCGCCGCAGAAGCGAGGTCCCACCAATTCTTGTCCTCGACTATTTGCGAGTCAGTCttggctgtcaatcatgacgtttcactccTAAAATACCAGAGcccatctttgagaaaacatttttttgaccTTTCCACTAACATAGAGCTGGGAgtggatttatgacctataccacagccagccaccagggggctattgagacactttggcttcacttttgggggcgTCATCATGTTGtcctttatctttatatacaaagTCTATGGTTGTCACACTTAGCTGTTTCCAGCCTTGATGCTAAAGGTACTCTGACCTCAGGTGACGAGAGAtctcaacgcactgcaaatcaagaaaacacatgcaaatagtaaaataaaactacttcatcaatttgacgacacataCGGGCGACAcaaaaatgtttccaggggacacgAAAAAGTGATGAAGCTGCCTGTTCCGTCCCCAGTGACGAGGAGCAGGCTTCAATAGCTTCACTAAAGCGTTGAAACTACAGGTTCATCACTTGTTTTGGTCCCGTGAACACATTTCTGGGGTCGTTTCCGCTATTTGCAGCGCGtctctgtatttgcatgtgttgactttttgcagcgcagggtgtcgtcaaattgatgaaggTGTTTTCCAAGTTGGCTCCCGTCTtcatttgcagtgcgttgagctctctcggccaccgcACTAACCCGCTGCTCATATTCACTCCCGAACAtgagagtggtattgatcttcttAGCACAAAGGCAAGTCGTGCTTCTTCAAGTGTCCGTCTGTCttacatgtttgtttctgttgtttggtTTCCAACTGAGAACAACAGCTGACCTTTGATTTATTTCCCCACATTTTCATTccagaaaaacaggaggaaattctaaaaagaaaatgtcaatttgGTTAAAATTGAGATTACATTTAGTTATAGAGTAGACAGCAGCCGTTACTCTGCAGTGGCACAGTGGCTGTAATCTCCTTTAGTGATTTTGACTGAGCGTCTTTGACCCACAGTTCCAGGTCATGACATTTACGTGCATCATTATGCATGAGGTATCTCCTCTAAGATATCTTCCAACGCAGTGACACCGTGCACAgaaataaaggttaaaatacgtgttgcgtgtgtgtgtgtgtgtgtacgtgcttGTGGCCAGGTACATCTTTGCTACTACCGGCTACGGCATTGCTCTACAGAAAGGCTCCTACTGGAAACGACAGGTGGACCTGGCTATCCTGGCCATTATCGGAGatggtgagaaacacacacacacacatacacagtgttCTTGTATACAAAATCAAAGTGCAAATCCTGAAGGAAGAAGGTAACAGTATTCTTTACCACCATTACAATGCAGGGACAGGTACctgcacactctctctctctctctctcacacacacacacacacacacacacacacacacacacacacacacacacacacacacacacacacacacacacacacacacacacacatctctctcctgCCTTGTCTGCTGACAGCACAAAGGAAAAGCAGTGAAGTATAAATAGTGCTTTGATGTTATTCTGGACACAAAAGGCTGCTCTAAACAGAGGGCAAAGTGTGTAAGTTATTCTAATGTATTCCTCTCTGCAGCACcagatatgtgtgtgagtgtttgggagtttgtgtgtgagtgtgtgtgtgtgtgttcccattGCTCTATCTGACTCACCACATTCCTTTATTACAGTAGCTCCAAGTTCTTACATAAACTATTTCCCActgcaaaacacagagaaagtgagacagCTCAAGTGACAGattcatttgcattttacatCAAAAGCATTTTGCTGATTCGAGTGTTTGCAGCCACTCACATTAAGTGCACTGAAGTTGATTAAATGAGCATTGGTGTCACAAGAATCCTCCCTAACCGAATCTTATCGGAGCTGCAGAGCACGCAGGCTGCACTCCATCATATTTCACGACTGGGCAACTTTTGACAAAAATCCGACTCGGTGTTTATGTTTTGCTTTGTCTTCTTCTCCTGATCATTAATCTCATCCAGTCACTTTATACTTGTAGCTTTGTGAGCAGAGTTGCTCAATGCAAATGCACACAGTggaatttaaaaatattgaaacGAGACAAAATAAACTCGACCACGAATATTCTAATAagcacatgcactgaactccgcgGTTCCTCCGtcttttctccagaggaggtgcatgtgtgaacgcaaatgtccgagtgagacgctccgcagtGTCTGTGGACcttctccacctggcctcctagtataatgtcagtagaaatccaggagaagttgagaaaacagcaggggaTTTGCCGTGAGCGAGTGGGGAGGTTGATGAAACCTCTAACAcaagacagatgcaaaaatgaaataaacaaaaagaaaacaaatatctcaaggTGAAAAAGTGATGACAAACccgtagaagacaccgacgatgatgtcaagagagtttgtggtgataagaccCAACGGCAAGTTAATatttcacttcctgcctccgcATGCTgaacccggctgctccacctctcgcctgaaaaccgcagaggatttgttgctgttgtgaacgcgtctgtgcagaaaacctcctgctgtgttgtgcatgtgtgaaactgAGGGTAAACTCCATATCCAATTCTAAggattttacctgcaggtcatgtctgaaaaaagcTCTGGTAACATTTAATTCAGTCCCTGCAGTGTGTTCAGTTCACTTAAATCATATGCCTCACTTATCTATGTGCTGACAAtattcatcataataataacacttaATATTTATCTAAAATATAGGATTAAAATCATGAAGGACGGGGAGAGGgcgagagaaaaaagagggagagcaaGGGAAAAAGAGATAAATGAACTGTTaagagagtgatggagagagtgatggagagagtgatggagagagtgaTGGAACAGATTGAGTGAGAAAGTGCTGAAAGAGATATAAAAGCACCGGGacggtgtgagtgtgtgatggCCAGAGTGAGGTCAACGAGAGGACGGGGCAGGGAGCGCGGTTACGAGCGGCGAGATGAGGGAAGAGTGCGTCAGGTGGAgggtgagtgagggagagggggatGAGGAGCGAGAGGAGGGCAGGTCCTTGATGGATGACAGTGACTGGGAGTCCTGGCAGATGCTACTTGATCAGATAGACACAATGTGGGTGGAGAGCATATGGCTTcgcacagacagagaggagacggggAGAAGATGCGTTCGGGGACGagtggaggaagatgaagaacacggagatggacggacagagacaaacagctgcaggtcactttttcTCCATGagggttagaaaaaaaaataaactaagaGAAAAGTTTATGTCATATTGCGTCATCTCACCATTACCGTTTTGGCAATCGCACAGACATTGTACTTTCTGTTCCACTTGTAAATCCTAGTTCCTGACAGCACCATCTTGATCCAACGTGTTCATATTGGAGCAGTGGCCCGAGTCCAAATTCATACATTTTGACAGAGTGGCAGGTTTGTGTATATCATCCAGTCAGGGTCAGGAAGTGAGGACGAGTTATTTCAAagtacagaaaaacattttaaagaaatgtcccGGACGGGGATGGATTTCGTGTTTGCGGCTCATAATGAGGTAATGGAGAAGACGGAATTTAGAAAAGTTTAGTTGCTGCACTCACACATTTTAACATCTGTCAGtccatccctccgtccgtccgtccattATCTACACCACTTGAGAGAGTGAGCTAATCCCagctacattttaaaatatgtatttttcttctccTACTTCCAAAGCCCCCGAAAAGTATGGATTACCCTCAGAAACTTGTGTTCCTGTGTTCCAGCTGACTGGTCACCAGACTACTGCCTGAGCTGCCCGGCCACTGAAAAGAGAACAGAATTTGAATTTCAGCAATACTTCCTCCCCACAGACTCAGGGAAACAGTGCAGACAGTGGCAGCTCCCCACAGCTTTCCCCTTGAATGCACtctactttaaaaaaaggaaaagacaaaagaaaaacagacacaaagtgacCTATTGATAActaaaaatctaatttatctCAATTCTCTTCCAAGCTTGGCATCTTTAAACAAAGACGTACGACGGGTGCATCCATCAACGTCTTTTCTATTGGGTAAATCCAACCCGAGACAAATTCCCCTCAATCGTCCTAAAGGGTTAATGATGTCTTAGTGCGTCTGCAGCCCCCGAGACATCCAGCTGAACACCACCATGATATTTGTCCTTCCCCACTCGCAGCCTTAGTTATCCAGCCCTGAATGACACAGATTGGATTAGCCACGCGCCAAATGTCACAGAGGAAGccggagagggggggtgggtgggtgtttgGGTTGGGGGAcagaagggaggaaggggacACAGAGTGAGGAATGAGAAAAGATAAGGTCTTTGTTGCTTcctacttttcttttcattaacaATACAGAAACAATCTCTTGGCCCCATCAGGcagcttgggggggggggactggaaGCCTGTTCGCTTGGTGATGCtcaaagaaatgtattttaaaccaAAGCCCACGAAAAACAACTTAGTTAAAAGGATGTATTAACATTTAACCTATATCTTATTATATAGATATCGTATGTGACTAATAACTGAAAAATACATTAGTACAGCATCTTCTACTTCCCATGATGCTTTCAATGTATAACTAACTCTGTTTGTTGAAAGTATTAGACACCATCAGTATATTCAAAACAAgaattaagctgctttcagacatgcacggaTCTCCGGAGATTCTTTGCACTTTCTCCAGAAGAGAGAGCCACCGGATTATCTTCAGACTTTCTcccacctcctgctgtgttgtgcctGTGAGAAAGGCAAACAAGTTGCCGACAAAAAGTCTGGAGAACTGGGTCTGGACATTATTCGCAGCTCCCTGATATGATGCCGTATCAGGGAATAAaattcattgatttaaaaactcCAAAGGGCCTTTCAGTAAAGCATTTGagtatctctctgtctctgttctttTGCCTTTCAGGTGAAATGGAGGAACTGGAAGCCCAGTGGCTGACGGGTATTTGCCACAACGAGAAGAACGAGGTGATGTCCAGTCAGCTGGATGTGGACAACATGGCCGGGGTCTTCTACATGCTGGCCACGGCCATGGGGCTGTCGCTCATCACCTTTGTCTCTGAGCATCTCTTCTACTGGAGGCTCAGATATTGCTTCACCGGGGTCTGCTCCGGCACGCCCGGGCTTCTTTTCTCCATTAGTCGGGTAAGTACTGGTTTTGGAGCAGGAGGCGATGGCAGATATGCTCTACAAGCCATGTGCAAGCTGCTCTGTGGTTTGGGAGAACAAACACCTGCTTTGCTTTTACATAGAAATCAATCTTTAATGAAAACAAGACGTTCTTTGGAACAATCTTGAAACTGGCCCAACAGAAGCAGGCCAGTAAATGTCTGTTGAAGACTGTAAAGCAGTGCAACTATAGCTGGCAGTAATTCTGCATTATTGGGGTCAGACGGGCCTATTTTAGTTCTGTTTTCTATGAACAGAACAAGAGAAGCGGAACAAGCAAGCACATGACGAAGCAGGcggggagaaagagagcgacTGCTAAAGTTAACTGAGTGAAACAAAGGGGGGGAGGCTGCACGGAGGAGAATAAGAGCGAGGGCTGGGGATGGAAGCAGGAGGGGGGGATCACGAGGCAGCCCTGAATGTAGACAAAAATAGATCCTAATtgcagcatgtttttttttatttggggtGAAATCACCCCACGCTAAATCAATCTATTCTCTCTCACTCTACTGAAAGGTCAGCTTTCTCCCTTGTTGTGTGTGAGAACCAAAGACATGGACGTGCATCTCTAAATGCACTGCAGAGTCTCTGCACTGCTTTGGGGGGCAAAGTGTGACTgtttgttaaaagttaaaagagCGGGTGTTGACGAGGGGGAAACTGAGGGCGACACACATCCTTAATGGCCCGTGTACCGAGCCCCTCAAGTCCCGGCAGGTGATTATGTTTTATCTCGTGCGCACAAGATGATTTAATACAAATTCAGATGAGGATTTCCGAGGCACAGAGCtacagtgatggagagaactCGGCTAATCAAGTTGAATTTTCACCCTGGACTGTCACATAATGAAAGTCTTGCTGCTCTTGTATGGAGACACAGAATTGTCATCAGCAGGAATCATTTGCTGCACATACACTTAACTTGTTTCCACTGGGTGATAGTGACCTTGTGGGTGCAGTCATCTGTTTGGACTTCAGGGGGCTCCGTACCAATCTTGTGTTGTTGATAAGGCCGACAAAAACGTGAGCTGAACCAAAAAGCAAAATTAAATTTGTTAACATGATTAATGCTTTTTACTCGCGAGCAGGAAAATGAGCTCCAGTGAGAAAAATAATTTGCGGTTGTGTTTCGGAGAAACCACAGAATGAGAGTTCAGACATGAGATTGGCAGCTCCTGTTTAGTTTTTAGCTCAAAGAAAAAGCccataatttatttaatttccctcACAATCAAAGTGATGGTAATTTCTGCTGTTTACTGTTATTCTTTCACAAAGGATTTGTGAGCCCTGCAGGATAGGTAAGCCTGCAGCATCAAATTATGAGAGGCTTTGCTACCAGCCTCAGTTTATAGTTTTGTTGATTTACGTTACTAAATTTGGATTCTTTTTAGTTGGTGTAATCTCAAAATAGAGGTTTTCAGATTATATAGTGGTGAAATCGATGGAGCCGCTGAACGACTTGCATTGTGTTGCATCACATTTTGGCTGCGTGTCCCCTTTACAAAATACAGCACACTGGCTATTTTTGGTTATGATAGACAGAGGGTTGTGCTGGCAGTGGTGCTTAATACTGGTTTCATGTGTTGGTTGGATAATTTTTCTTTGGCaatagtctgtgtgtgttttgttgtcttggCGTCTACatgattaatatttaatactttCCACTTAAGCACTCTTGTTCTGTCGTTCTTACTACGCTTTCATCTTAATTCAATCATACATGGTTGTTAAGAGGAAACGATTTTCACAAAGTCGAAGTCTAACAAGTAGCCTATGTTTCAGTGAACATGAAAGAAGGCTTTTGTTAATACTGTTTCAAGTTTGTGTTAATGAGTCACTATCAATTTAACACTTAATATTAATGCAATCTATTTTAATGAAACATACAAAGTACGAATATGTTTGTCCAGagtaaataagtaataatttttctatttgtctctctccatttctctgtcAATTCTTCATTATGTTCCATTGTCCTTCTTGCATTCCATAAATCTCGTTCCCTCTCTcattcccctcttcctcccattTTCTCCCGTTACCCCTCGTCATATTTTATTtggcttccccccccccgccattCCACTTGTTCATCCATATGTCACCATGCAGGGAATCTGGAGTTGTATCCATGGAGTCCACATTGACATGAAGAAAAAGACGGATATGGACTTTAGCCCTCAGGACAAAATGCTTAAGCTCATAAAGTCAGCCAAACAGATGACCAACATGTCTAACCTGGCGGGCTCTCGCTTGAACTCGCCCAAACGTGAGTTCATGCACTCCGCTGGCCCAATGATCATGGACATGATGGCAGAGAAGGGCAACTTCATCTACGCTGACAACCGAAGCTATGCTCCCAAAGATATGATCTATGGGGACACTGGTGACCTGCAGGCTTATCTCGCTAACCGCCACAAAGACCACCTTAACAACTACATCTTCCAGGGAGGCCAGCATCCTCTGACCCTAAACGATGCCAATCCCAACACAGTAGAGGTGGCAGTGAGTGCTGATTCAGTCCAGACTAATGCCAAGCCGCCACGGACCCTGTGGAAGAAGTCAGTGGACACGCTACGTTCGGTACCACCTGGGCCCCCTCCAATGCCTGACATGCTGATGCCAGATCCACGCATGTCGATGAAGACGCAGCGCTACCTCCCTGAGGACACAGCCCACTCCGACATCTCCGACTGCTCCAGTCGGGCAGCCTCCTACAAGGACCCAGAAAACAACAAGCACCTGAAACCCAAggacaacttaaaaaaaagagctgtgaCATCAAAATACCCAAGGGATTGCAGTGAGGTGGAGCTGTCCTACTTAAAGACTAAGCAGGTCCCCGGCAGTACCAACCAAactgggagaggaggaggaggagagaaaatctACACTATAGACTCAGACCGAGAGATGAGCCTGCATTCAGACCCCGTTCTCTATCGCGAGAGTCGTGGCCTTGCTGCAGATGATTTGGAATACCCCGAGATCTACTCCGACCACAGCGACAACTATAGGAAGTGTGAGCAGCCCATCATTCATCTGAACTCCTCACCTTTGCATCATACAGACTCTGATCTCCTACCAGACCCAGCTTACTCCAAACACTACAacctgaaagagaaaaacatgtctgCACATGAATCCATGGATCggtacaaacagacacactgccGTTCCTGCTTGTCCAAAGTGACCGCTAGCTACCCACCAGCAGGGTCATACCCACCTACTGGACCTGTTGCAGCTTCTGCCACACGCTCACCCTATAATCGGTGTGAAGCATGCCTCCACATGGCCAACCTGTATGACATTAGTGAAGACCAGCTCCTCACAGACCCCTTGGTCAGCCCCACCTTGCaccaccaacagcagcagcagccagatgAAATGTTTGGTCTGTATTGGCCACAGACAGACGGGCCGCATGTCCAAAAGAGGAATCGCTTGAGGCTGAGTCGTCAGCACTCCTTTGACAACATCATGCTAGAAAAACCCAAGGATGTAGACCTGAGCCGACCGGCGCGCAGTGTCAGCCTCAAAGAGAAGGATCGCTTCCTAGACTCCACATCTGACTCGCACTATGCGAACCTCTTTGGAATGCGTCCCTATTCCGGCAGACTGTTTGGCACTGGGTCCAAATCCATGTTTAACCACAACCTGGAGGAGAGCAAGAGGAGCAAATCCCTGTACCCGGCCCATGGCTCGGATAACCCATTCCTCAGCCACTCGCTGAGGGATGACACCAGCAGCAGACTGGTCCATGGGCGTAGTTCCTCTGATATTTACAAACAGCTGGCAGTAGCTTCGCCTGCAGCGGTCCTTGGAGCACCCCCCATCAAAACACGTAACGATGCGAACAATCTCCGCTCTTCCGTTAAATCCACCACTTCATACTGCTCACGGGACGGGCGGATAACTAACGACATGTACAATAAAGAGCATGTGATGCCTTACTCAGCCACTAAGACTAGTGCATACCCGGCCCCGCGTGGCGTCCTAAACTCAGCCCAGTTCAGCAATAGACGGGTGTATAAAAAAATCCCCAGTCTGGAGTCCGATGTTTAGTTGATAGTAGAAATAATGTGTTCTCTCCTCCTTACTCCTCTCTGGGTTTGTATTATAATTTATCAACTATGTTATCCACTAAGGGATGCCATAGCCACActacatttttcttcttctctttgacATTGTAACCCAAAAGAACTTGTGCCCACTTTGGTATGACAGTGCTACTACTACTCTCTTTGCAGATGATATCACCATTTCTATCCACTCTCTGCCATGTACCAATGAGTTGGATGCATGGCCGACACTATGCCATAAGTTATCTGGGTGTAAATGGAAGTGGAATGATATAACTCATTCATTTTGCAAGGGGGTAGGAAATGGCATAGTCCCATTTGTGGGACCAAGAATGCCTAAGGAACAATGAGGGAAGGAACCCTGCGAGAGCTGTTGGGGAAGA is a window from the Hippoglossus hippoglossus isolate fHipHip1 chromosome 8, fHipHip1.pri, whole genome shotgun sequence genome containing:
- the grin2aa gene encoding glutamate receptor ionotropic, NMDA 2A isoform X1 produces the protein MKWFGRMSLSSKRSKRRSRRSSSWSSSSSGRNSALLSLALLVVVTLFADPVVAQKQRTGGASDKVPVLNIAVILGRTRYISDRDIRALWSKEDPIDVNVVTLLVNETDPKSIITHMCDLMSGTKIHGVVFGDGTDQEAIAQILDFISSQTLIPILGIHGGSSMIMADKDVKSTFFQFGASIQQEALLMLNIMEEYDWHIFSIVTSKFPGYQEFINILKTTVDNSFVGWDLQNIITLDAVEEDSRSQIMLKKVQSPVVLLYCSKDEAVIILDEARSLGLTGFGYIWIVPSLTTGNPDITPEDFPSGMISVSYDDWDYPLEARVRDGLGIITSAAAAMLEEYGDIPEAKTSCYGPMEKTSKLPPSALHKYMMNVTWDGRDLSFTEDGYQEFPKLVVIVLNKEREWEKMGKLDNRSLTLKYPVWPRFNSFGDAELDDNHLSIVTLEEKPFVIVEDVERLTGTCMRNSVPCRKHIKDNTTEAGGTYIKKCCKGFCIDILKKIATYVKFTYDLYLVTNGKHGKKINNVWNGMVGEVVYKKAVMAVGSLTINEERSEVIDFSVPFVETGISVMVSRSNGTVSPSAFLEPFSASVWVMMFVMLLLVTAMAVFMFEYISPLGFNRNLAQGKDPHGPSFTMGKAVWLLWGLVFNNSVPVQNPKGTTSKFIVSVWAFFAVIFLASYTANLAAFMIQEEFVDQVTGLSDNKFQNPYAYSPPFRFGTVPNGSTERNIRKNYPAMHQYMVKYHQTGVVDALPWQLKAGKLDAFIYDAAVLNYMAGRDEGCKLVTIGSGYIFATTGYGIALQKGSYWKRQVDLAILAIIGDGEMEELEAQWLTGICHNEKNEVMSSQLDVDNMAGVFYMLATAMGLSLITFVSEHLFYWRLRYCFTGVCSGTPGLLFSISRGIWSCIHGVHIDMKKKTDMDFSPQDKMLKLIKSAKQMTNMSNLAGSRLNSPKREFMHSAGPMIMDMMAEKGNFIYADNRSYAPKDMIYGDTGDLQAYLANRHKDHLNNYIFQGGQHPLTLNDANPNTVEVAVSADSVQTNAKPPRTLWKKSVDTLRSVPPGPPPMPDMLMPDPRMSMKTQRYLPEDTAHSDISDCSSRAASYKDPENNKHLKPKDNLKKRAVTSKYPRDCSEVELSYLKTKQVPGSTNQTGRGGGGEKIYTIDSDREMSLHSDPVLYRESRGLAADDLEYPEIYSDHSDNYRKCEQPIIHLNSSPLHHTDSDLLPDPAYSKHYNLKEKNMSAHESMDRYKQTHCRSCLSKVTASYPPAGSYPPTGPVAASATRSPYNRCEACLHMANLYDISEDQLLTDPLVSPTLHHQQQQQPDEMFGLYWPQTDGPHVQKRNRLRLSRQHSFDNIMLEKPKDVDLSRPARSVSLKEKDRFLDSTSDSHYANLFGMRPYSGRLFGTGSKSMFNHNLEESKRSKSLYPAHGSDNPFLSHSLRDDTSSRLVHGRSSSDIYKQLAVASPAAVLGAPPIKTRNDANNLRSSVKSTTSYCSRDGRITNDMYNKEHVMPYSATKTSAYPAPRGVLNSAQFSNRRVYKKIPSLESDV
- the grin2aa gene encoding glutamate receptor ionotropic, NMDA 2A isoform X2, with the translated sequence MKWFGRMSLSSKRSKRRSRRSSSWSSSSSGRNSALLSLALLVVVTLFADPVVAQKQRTGGASDKVPVLNIAVILGRTRYISDRDIRALWSKEDPIDVNVVTLLVNETDPKSIITHMCDLMSGTKIHGVVFGDGTDQEAIAQILDFISSQTLIPILGIHGGSSMIMADKDVKSTFFQFGASIQQEALLMLNIMEEYDWHIFSIVTSKFPGYQEFINILKTTVDNSFVGWDLQNIITLDAVEEDSRSQIMLKKVQSPVVLLYCSKDEAVIILDEARSLGLTGFGYIWIVPSLTTGNPDITPEDFPSGMISVSYDDWDYPLEARVRDGLGIITSAAAAMLEEYGDIPEAKTSCYGPMEKTSKLPPSALHKYMMNVTWDGRDLSFTEDGYQEFPKLVVIVLNKEREWEKMGKLDNRSLTLKYPVWPRFNSFGDAELDDNHLSIVTLEEKPFVIVEDVERLTGTCMRNSVPCRKHIKDNTTEAGGTYIKKCCKGFCIDILKKIATYVKFTYDLYLVTNGKHGKKINNVWNGMVGEVVYKKAVMAVGSLTINEERSEVIDFSVPFVETGISVMVSRSNGTVSPSAFLEPFSASVWVMMFVMLLLVTAMAVFMFEYISPLGFNRNLAQGKDPHGPSFTMGKAVWLLWGLVFNNSVPVQNPKGTTSKFIVSVWAFFAVIFLASYTANLAAFMIQEEFVDQVTGLSDNKFQNPYAYSPPFRFGTVPNGSTERNIRKNYPAMHQYMVKYHQTGVVDALVSLKTGKLDAFIYDAAVLNYMAGRDEGCKLVTIGSGYIFATTGYGIALQKGSYWKRQVDLAILAIIGDGEMEELEAQWLTGICHNEKNEVMSSQLDVDNMAGVFYMLATAMGLSLITFVSEHLFYWRLRYCFTGVCSGTPGLLFSISRGIWSCIHGVHIDMKKKTDMDFSPQDKMLKLIKSAKQMTNMSNLAGSRLNSPKREFMHSAGPMIMDMMAEKGNFIYADNRSYAPKDMIYGDTGDLQAYLANRHKDHLNNYIFQGGQHPLTLNDANPNTVEVAVSADSVQTNAKPPRTLWKKSVDTLRSVPPGPPPMPDMLMPDPRMSMKTQRYLPEDTAHSDISDCSSRAASYKDPENNKHLKPKDNLKKRAVTSKYPRDCSEVELSYLKTKQVPGSTNQTGRGGGGEKIYTIDSDREMSLHSDPVLYRESRGLAADDLEYPEIYSDHSDNYRKCEQPIIHLNSSPLHHTDSDLLPDPAYSKHYNLKEKNMSAHESMDRYKQTHCRSCLSKVTASYPPAGSYPPTGPVAASATRSPYNRCEACLHMANLYDISEDQLLTDPLVSPTLHHQQQQQPDEMFGLYWPQTDGPHVQKRNRLRLSRQHSFDNIMLEKPKDVDLSRPARSVSLKEKDRFLDSTSDSHYANLFGMRPYSGRLFGTGSKSMFNHNLEESKRSKSLYPAHGSDNPFLSHSLRDDTSSRLVHGRSSSDIYKQLAVASPAAVLGAPPIKTRNDANNLRSSVKSTTSYCSRDGRITNDMYNKEHVMPYSATKTSAYPAPRGVLNSAQFSNRRVYKKIPSLESDV